Proteins encoded together in one Ammospiza nelsoni isolate bAmmNel1 chromosome Z, bAmmNel1.pri, whole genome shotgun sequence window:
- the ARRDC3 gene encoding arrestin domain-containing protein 3, with the protein MVLGKVKSLTISFDCLNDSNVPVYSSGDTVSGKVSLEVTGEIRVKSLKIHARGHAKVRWTESRNAGSNTAYTQNYTEEVEYFNHKDILIGHERDDDNSEEGLHTIHSGRHEYAFSFHLPQTPLATSFEGRHGSVRYWVKAELHRPWFLPVKLKKEFTVFEHIDINTPSLLSPQAGTKEKTLCCWFCTSGPISLSAKIERKGYTPGESIQIFAEIENCSSRVVVPKAAIYQTQAFYAKGKMKEVKQLVASLRGESLSSGKTETWNGKQLKIPPVSPSILDCSIIRVEYSLMVYVDIPGAMDLFLNLPLVIGTIPLHPFGSRTSSVSSQCSMNMNWLGLTLPERPEAPPSYAEVVTEEQRQSSLAPLGVCDDFERALPGPLFAYIQEFRFLPPPLYSEIDPNPDQPTDDRPSCPSR; encoded by the exons AtggtgctggggaaggtgaAGAGTCTGACGATAAGCTTTGACTGTCTGAATGACAGCAATGTCCCTGTGTACTCTAGCGGGGATACAGTCTCAGGAAAGGTCAGTCTAGAAGTAACTGGGGAAATTAGAGTGAAATCCCTTAAAATCCATGCAAGGGGGCACGCTAAAGTACGTTGGACTGAATCGAGGAATGCTGGATCCAACACTGCCTATACACAGAACTACACCGAAGAAGTGGAATATTTCAACCATAAGGACATCCTCATCGGCCACGAGAGAG atGATGACAATTCAGAGGAAGGCCTTCACACCATCCATTCAGGAAGGCATGAATATGCATTCAGCTTCCATCTTCCACAGAC ACCACTTGCTACCTCATTCGAAGGCAGACATGGCAGTGTGCGCTATTGGGTGAAAGCCGAATTGCATAGGCCTTGGTTTCTaccagtaaaattaaagaaGGAATTTACAGTCTTTGAACATATAGATATCAACACTCCTTCATTACTG TCACCCCAAGCaggcacaaaagaaaaaactctcTGTTGTTGGTTTTGTACCTCAGGCCCAATATCCTTAAGTGCCAAAATTGAAAGGAAGGGCTACACCCCAG GTGAATCAATTCAGATCTTTGCTGAGATTGAGAACTGCTCTTCCCGTGTGGTGGTGCCAAAGGCAGCCATTTACCAAACACAGGCATTTTATGCCaaagggaaaatgaaggaaGTCAAGCAGCTTGTTGCTAGCCTGCGTGGGGAATCCTTGTCATCTGGCAAAACAGAAACTTGGAATGGCAAACAGTTGAAAATTCCACCTGTTTCTCCTTCAATTCTTGACTGTAGTATAATCCGTGTGGAGTATTCACTGATG GTATATGTGGATATTCCTGGCGCCATGGATTTATTCCTTAACTTACCACTGGTCATTGGCACCATTCCTCTACACCCCTTTGGTAGCAGAACATCAAGTGTAAGCAGCCAGTGTAGCATGAACATGAATTGGCTTGGTCTGACACTGCCTGAAAGACCAGAAG cccctcccagctATGCAGAAGTGGTGACGGAGGAGCAGCGGCAGTCCAGCCTTGCACCCTTGGGTGTTTGCGATGACTTTGAGAGAGCGCTTCCAGGACCACTGTTTGCATACATCCAGGAGTTCCGTTTTCTGCCTCCACCCCTCTATTCAGAA ATTGATCCAAACCCAGATCAACCCACAGACGACAGACCATCTTGCCCTTCTCGTTGA